From Mercenaria mercenaria strain notata chromosome 17, MADL_Memer_1, whole genome shotgun sequence, the proteins below share one genomic window:
- the LOC123537229 gene encoding GTPase IMAP family member 9-like translates to MSAWSQNQMKQTERRIILVGKTGNGKSSTGNSLLQKNVFQHKMSPNAVTETCVMKSGINALNTIRYKVVDTPGLLDTSKSVSERALGIQKSLEICPNPHAFLIVFSTTNRMTPDEKFTIDMLRIIFGEVIFNHAIVVFTHGGKLKSDIEFKQFWTKNEHFVKLVKLCGNRVAKIENNDVCYIESEGTDFIIKVVEEMSDAGEKMYSYDELQTHREVIEEHSKSYHGNGNVHEEVSEIVQQLGKKLPLKTWKIMLYGGILIGGGAMGVGYLAGVAGANAVAATGFGATMMEAIGASTVGATVMNNGAAVGGAVLRTAWNLATKVRFW, encoded by the exons ATGTCTGCTTGG agtcaaaatcaaatgaaacaaACAGAAAGACGAATTATTTTAGTCGGGAAAACTGGCAATGGGAAAAGCTCAACAGGAAATTCCTTACTACAAAAGAACGTATTTCAGCACAAAATGAGTCCGAACGCTGTGACGGAAACATGCGTGATGAAAAGTGGTATAAATGCTTTGAATACCATTAGATACAAGGTTGTAGATACACCGGGCCTTTTGGACACATCAAAAAGTGTAAGTGAGAGGGCACTTGGAATTCAAAAATCACTAGAAATTTGTCCAAACCCTCATGCGTTCTTGATAGTTTTTAGTACGACCAATCGTATGACGCCCGACGAAAAGTTTACTATAGACATGCTCCGGATTATATTTGGAGAAGTGATATTCAATCATGCTATTGTTGTTTTCACACACGGTGGAAAGTTGAAATCCGACATAGAATTCAAGCAGTTTTGGACAAAAAACGAGCATTTTGTGAAACTAGTAAAACTTTGTGGGAATCGTGTTGCAAAGATAGAAAACAATGATGTCTGTTACATCGAAAGTGAAggcacagattttattattaaagtgGTCGAAGAAATGTCTGATGCAGGGGAAAAGATGTATAGCTACGATGAATTACAAACTCACAGGGAAGTAATTGAAGAACACTCTAAAAGCTACCACGGCAATGGCAATGTTCATGAAGAAGTCTCTGAAATTGTTCAACAATTAGGAAAGAAACTGCCCTTGAAGACGTGGAAAATAATGTTGTATGGTGGTATTTTAATAGGAGGAGGGGCTATGGGAGTAGGATATCTGGCCGGTGTGGCTGGAGCTAACGCCGTGGCCGCAACAGGGTTTGGGGCAACTATGATGGAAGCGATAGGTGCGTCTACAGTTGGGGCTACTGTGATGAATAACGGCGCTGCTGTAGGTGgtgctgtcttaaggacagcttGGAATCTTGCAACCAAAGTCAGATTTTGGTAA
- the LOC123535909 gene encoding loricrin-like, with amino-acid sequence MVVYEFVIGFDFSLTGEGSDVKVTSNMARCNCQVNKEDRKALGGGSSNGYGGGIGSSGSGGGSSNSGRASSGVGCGSGISGGGSSSSGCGGSDGSRGGGSDSTSGGVSGSNGGGGGDSGCGGGIGSSCGGSDSNGMVVVLVLVVRTNLDSRWY; translated from the exons atggtTGTTTATGAGTTTGTTATCGGTTTCGACTTTTCACTCACGGGGGAAGGCAGTGATGTTAAGGTAACTTCTAACATGGCTCGGTGTAATTGCCAGGTAAACAAAGAAGACAGgaaagctct tggtggtggtagtagtaaTGGTTATGGTGGTGGTATTGGCAGTAgcggtagtggtggtggtagtagtaaTAGTGGTAGAGCCAGTAGTGGTGTTGGTTGTGGTAGTGGTATaagtggtggtggtagtagtagcaGTGGTTGCGGTGGTAGTGATGGTAGTAGAGGTGGTGGTAGTGATAGTACTAGTGGTGGTGTTAGTGGTAGTAATGGCGGTGGTGGTGGTGATAGTGGCTGTGGTGGTGGTATTGGTAGTAGTTGTGGTGGTAGTGATAGTAATGGTATGGTAGTGGTGTTGGTATTGGTAGTTCGAACTAATTTGGACAGCAGATGGTATTGA